The Labrus bergylta chromosome 15, fLabBer1.1, whole genome shotgun sequence genome includes a region encoding these proteins:
- the LOC109991674 gene encoding low affinity immunoglobulin gamma Fc region receptor II-c-like — MEVTSLLLLVNMLLLIAPTRSSAQTAEAAFLHIDPNRLQFFEYESIRLNCEGFDSSAEWRVIQASSSKTPRWEDSKRLLNINAAFAKHSGEYWCENTDGQRSSSLNIIVVNDDKVILDSPALPVMERQNITLHCRKKKPPHNLTADFYRDGHFTKTEYKGKMIITNASKSDEGWYKCIISGAGESAESRLAVRALTAYHPSTPEEDPTPEEGPASSPPPGSLHLSTLLPVISTILFVAVLLLVLGLLHCRKHRVSGFSDNMPPTASNDPVYEHVAEAEAQPDIYTKDIKHLRRRRERPESTMNDVMYSVISVTNKKTVRGEVNKPETNEVVYASVSPRPERQETD; from the exons ATGGAGGTCACATCTCTTCTCCTGT TGGTGAACATGTTGCTGCTGATTGCTCCGACCAGGTCCTCAGCTCAGACTGCTG AAGCTGCCTTTCTTCACATTGACCCAAAcagactgcagttctttgaataTGAATCCATACGATTAAACTGTGAGGGGTTTGACAGCTCAGCTGAATGGAGAGTGATACAGGCGAGTTCATCAAAGACTCCTCGATGGGAGGATTCAAAGAGATTATTGAACATTAATGCTGCCTTTGCAAAACATAGTGGAGAATACTGGTGTGAAAACACAGACGGACAGAGAAGCAGCTCACTCAACATCATTGTTGTAAATG ATGATAAAGTGATCCTGGACAGTCCGGCTCTCCCTGTGATGGAGCGACAGAACATCACTCTGCACTGTAGAAAGAAAAAACCACCCCACAACTTAACGGCTGATTTCTATAGAGACGGACATTTCACAAAGACTGAATATAAAGGGAAGATGATTATTACCAACGCCTCTAAGTCTGATGAAGGATGGTACAAGTGCATAATCTCTGGAGCCGGAGAATCAGCAGAGAGTCGGCTGGCTGTCAGAG CGCTGACAGCATATCACCCTTCcacacctgaagaagacccAACACCTGAAGAGGGTCCAGCATCCTCTCCCCCTCCAGGGTCTCTTCATCTCTCCACACTGTTACCCGTtatctccaccatcttgtttgtAGCAGTGCTGCTGTTGGTGCTGGGACTTCTTCACTGTCGGAAACACAGAG TTTCAGGTTTTTCCGACAACATGCCACCAACAGCATCAAATGACCCAG tgtATGAACATGTCGCTGAAGCCGAAGCACAACCAGACATTTACACTAAAGACATAAAACacctgagaagaagaagag AGCGTCCTGAGTCGACCATGAACGACGTGATGTACTCTGTCATCTCTGTCACAAATAAGAAGACAGTGAGAG gagaGGTCAACAAACCGGAAACAAACGAAGTAGTGTATGCTTCAGTCTCACCACGACCAGAGCGACAG GAAACCGACTGA
- the LOC109991675 gene encoding butyrophilin subfamily 2 member A2-like, translated as MCRMEERFSFKRRLGSFSAFLHHSVVILLLRQCCCAGHSQVVAPSLPIVAMVGDDIILPCRLDPPVDTSDMTVEWVKDVTVHTQPEKWRRVTEALWRSELRMNLQCESEGWYPELEVLWLDSEGNLLSAGSTESVRGPDGLYTVSSRVTVERRHNNMFTCRVTQNNINQTRETHIHVPDDMFMVGCRSGPHITIFSAVGLSFIVALFLVVLKCRQNKISMSRFQCSFISMHLLPLHCLRSVFLIMEECAITTSVEI; from the exons ATGTGTCGCATGGAGGAAAGATTCTCCTTTAAACGACGGCTCGGCTCCTTCAGTGCTTTTCTCCATCACAGCGTTGTCATCCTTCTGCTGAGACAATGCTGCTGTGCAG GTCACTCCCAAGTGGTTGCTCCATCTTTGCCAATAGTAGCAATGGTTGGGGATGACATCATTTTGCCATGCCGCCTGGACCCCCCTGTGGATACTTCAGACATGACTGTGGAGTGG GTGAAGGACGTCACTGTCCATACACAACCTGAGAAATGGAGACGTGTCACTGAAGCTCTCTGGA gaagtgaactgagAATGAATCTTCAGTGTGAGTCTGAAGGCTGGTATCCAGAGCTTGAGGTGTTGTGGCTGGACAGTGAGGGaaacctcctctctgctggATCTACAGAGAGCGTCAGAGGTCCTGATGGTCTCTATactgtcagcagcagagtgactgtggagaggagacacaacaacatgttcacctgtagagtcacacagaacAACATCAACCAGaccagagagacacacatacatgttcCAG ATGACATGTTCATGGTGGGCTGCCGGTCTGGGCCTCATATCACCATCTTTTCTGCTGTCGGTTTATCCTTTATCGTTGCACTTTTCTTGGTCGTGTTGAAGTgtagacaaaacaaaataagtATGTCCAGGTTTCAGTGTTCCTTTATCTCAATGCATTTATTACCATTACACTGCTTAAGATCAGTTTTTCTGATCATGGAGGAATGTGCTATCACAACATCTGTTGAAATATGA